From the unidentified bacterial endosymbiont genome, one window contains:
- a CDS encoding sugar phosphorylase has translation MENNVNAKIKKLISLIYGTKFSDEHLKMLSEKVSLAAEFITEKRKPGWDENDIVLITYADQFIARGEKALPVFTRVYNHWLSDSFSHVHLLPFYPWSSDDGFSVIDYHQVAPDTGGWQDVAELKQSASLMFDFVCNHMSAKSEWFAHYLAQKPGYEDFFISVDPETDLSAVTRPRALPLLTPFTLDDGSIRHLWTTFSEDQVDLNFASPQVLIAMVDVLLHYLIEGANYIRLDAVGFMWKIPGTRCIHLKQTHLLIQLFRAIADAVAPGTVIITETNVPHNDNIAYFGDGENEAQMVYQFSLPPLVLHAVHRQDVRALCQWAVSLKLPSNNTTWFNFLASHDGIGLNPLRGILPEQEILSLVETLQQEGALVSWKNNPDGTRSPYEINVTYLDALSKKENDDNQRIARFMMAHAVLLSFPGVPAIYIQSVLGSRNDYEGVKRLGYNRAINRKKYAAEDIHADLDGNNPLRQKIYCELTALIAIRRAENAFHPDAQAIFSTSGEHVFKIVRTAKSGERVTALFNFSDKAQNIFSDIQSGRELIAGFTITGTILTLNPWQVMWIREN, from the coding sequence ATGGAAAACAACGTGAACGCTAAAATTAAAAAATTAATCAGTCTTATTTATGGAACAAAGTTTTCTGACGAGCATCTGAAAATGCTGTCAGAAAAAGTGAGCCTGGCCGCCGAGTTTATTACTGAAAAACGTAAGCCGGGTTGGGATGAAAACGATATTGTCCTGATAACCTATGCCGATCAGTTTATCGCAAGAGGGGAGAAGGCGCTGCCCGTTTTCACGCGTGTATATAACCACTGGCTCTCTGATTCTTTTTCTCACGTCCATCTTTTGCCTTTTTATCCGTGGTCATCCGATGACGGATTTTCCGTTATTGATTATCACCAGGTCGCGCCGGATACCGGAGGGTGGCAAGATGTCGCCGAATTAAAGCAGTCGGCCAGTCTGATGTTTGATTTTGTTTGCAACCACATGTCTGCAAAAAGCGAGTGGTTTGCGCATTATCTGGCGCAAAAGCCAGGGTATGAAGATTTCTTTATTTCTGTCGATCCTGAAACTGATTTATCCGCAGTTACGCGTCCCCGCGCATTACCGCTCCTTACGCCTTTTACGCTTGATGATGGCAGTATCCGCCACCTTTGGACCACCTTCAGTGAAGACCAGGTCGACCTTAATTTTGCCTCTCCACAGGTGCTGATTGCGATGGTCGACGTGCTGCTTCACTATCTCATTGAGGGGGCAAATTATATCCGCCTCGATGCGGTGGGTTTTATGTGGAAGATCCCGGGAACACGCTGTATTCACCTTAAGCAAACGCACCTGCTTATTCAGCTCTTTCGGGCCATTGCAGACGCGGTGGCGCCGGGCACGGTTATCATCACCGAGACAAATGTCCCGCATAACGACAATATCGCCTACTTCGGTGACGGGGAAAACGAAGCCCAGATGGTATATCAGTTCTCGTTGCCTCCGCTGGTTCTGCATGCGGTTCATCGCCAGGATGTCCGCGCGCTTTGTCAGTGGGCGGTGTCGCTAAAGCTCCCCTCAAACAACACGACCTGGTTTAATTTTCTGGCGTCCCATGACGGTATTGGCCTTAATCCACTACGCGGAATTTTACCTGAGCAGGAGATCCTCTCACTTGTCGAAACGCTGCAGCAGGAAGGGGCGCTGGTTAGCTGGAAAAATAATCCTGACGGAACGCGTAGCCCTTATGAAATCAATGTCACGTATCTCGATGCATTAAGCAAAAAAGAGAACGATGACAATCAGCGTATTGCCCGGTTTATGATGGCTCATGCTGTCTTACTCAGTTTTCCCGGCGTGCCCGCTATCTATATTCAGAGTGTTTTGGGATCCCGGAACGATTACGAAGGCGTTAAGCGATTGGGATATAATCGCGCTATTAACAGAAAGAAATATGCTGCAGAAGATATTCATGCCGATCTTGATGGAAATAATCCATTACGTCAAAAAATATATTGTGAACTCACGGCGTTGATTGCAATCAGACGGGCCGAAAATGCATTTCACCCAGACGCACAGGCTATTTTCTCAACTTCAGGTGAGCATGTTTTTAAAATCGTTCGTACGGCTAAAAGCGGCGAGCGTGTTACTGCCCTGTTTAATTTTAGTGATAAAGCACAAAACATCTTTTCAGATATTCAATCCGGCAGGGAATTGATTGCTGGATTCACTATTACTGGCACGATTCTGACCCTTAATCCATGGCAGGTAATGTGGATTAGAGAAAACTAA
- the pspD gene encoding phage shock protein PspD produces the protein MNRNWQQAGQKVKPGLKIAGKLVLLAALRVGPAGVAGWAIKFVARKPVRMVLAVALEPLLQKLAKRVSRRYFS, from the coding sequence ATGAATCGAAACTGGCAACAGGCCGGTCAGAAGGTAAAACCCGGCCTGAAAATCGCAGGTAAACTGGTCCTGCTGGCGGCATTACGTGTCGGCCCGGCAGGTGTTGCAGGCTGGGCGATAAAATTTGTTGCCCGCAAGCCTGTTAGAATGGTGCTGGCCGTGGCCCTGGAGCCGCTGCTGCAAAAACTGGCCAAACGTGTTTCACGACGCTACTTTTCCTGA
- the pspC gene encoding envelope stress response membrane protein PspC has translation MARLNLNKKLWRIPQQGMVRGVCAGLANYLDVPVKLVRVVTVLSIFFGLAFITLVAYIILSFVLDPMPDGELAAEGAPTSNDILNNVDDQLIAGEKRLREMERYITSDTFTLRSRFRQL, from the coding sequence ATGGCTCGACTCAATTTGAACAAAAAACTGTGGCGGATCCCTCAGCAGGGGATGGTTCGCGGCGTATGCGCCGGGCTGGCGAACTATCTCGACGTACCGGTGAAACTTGTGCGTGTGGTCACGGTATTATCGATTTTCTTCGGTCTGGCATTTATTACGCTGGTGGCGTACATCATATTGTCATTTGTGCTCGATCCCATGCCGGATGGCGAACTGGCTGCAGAAGGCGCGCCAACCAGCAATGACATTCTCAATAACGTGGACGATCAGCTCATCGCCGGTGAGAAACGGTTACGCGAGATGGAACGTTACATCACATCTGATACCTTTACGCTGCGAAGCCGTTTTCGTCAGCTTTAA
- the pspB gene encoding envelope stress response membrane protein PspB translates to MSALFLAIPLTIFVLFVLPIWLWLHYSNRSSRGDLSQSEQQRLTQLSDQANKMRERIQALEAILDAEHPNWRDR, encoded by the coding sequence ATGAGCGCGCTTTTTCTGGCTATTCCCCTGACCATTTTCGTGCTGTTCGTTCTGCCGATTTGGCTATGGCTGCATTACAGCAACCGCTCGTCTCGCGGCGACCTTTCCCAGAGTGAACAGCAGCGTCTGACGCAGTTGTCCGATCAGGCGAATAAGATGCGCGAACGTATTCAGGCGCTGGAAGCCATCCTGGATGCGGAACATCCAAACTGGAGGGACCGCTAA
- the pspF gene encoding phage shock protein operon transcriptional activator, translating to MTGYKDNLLGEANSFLEVLEQVSRLAPLDKPVLIIGERGTGKELIANRLHYLSGRWDGPFISLNCAALNENLLDTELFGHEAGAFTGAHKRHPGRFERADGGTLFLDELATAPMLVQEKLLRVIEYGELERVGGNQPLQVNVRLVCATNANLPERVAEDRFRADLLDRLAFDVVQLPSLRERRSDIMLLANQFAIQMCRELGLPLFPGFSDFAQETLLAYSWPGNIRELKNVVERSVYRHGSSETPLDNIIVDPFQRHPQRAAPLPAPNETPSLPLDLRQFQHDQEHTLLEKSLAQAKYNQKRAAELLGLTYHQLRALLKKHQMR from the coding sequence ATGACGGGATACAAAGACAATTTACTTGGCGAAGCGAATAGCTTTCTGGAAGTGCTTGAACAGGTTTCTCGCCTCGCCCCGCTCGATAAACCGGTACTGATCATCGGCGAACGCGGTACGGGTAAGGAACTTATTGCCAACCGTCTGCACTACCTTTCCGGACGCTGGGACGGCCCGTTTATTTCGCTCAACTGCGCGGCGTTGAACGAAAACCTGCTCGACACCGAACTATTTGGTCATGAAGCTGGCGCCTTTACCGGGGCGCATAAACGTCACCCGGGTCGTTTCGAGCGTGCTGACGGTGGAACCCTGTTTCTGGATGAGCTGGCCACTGCCCCGATGCTGGTGCAGGAAAAGCTACTACGGGTGATCGAGTATGGCGAGCTGGAACGCGTCGGCGGCAACCAGCCTTTACAGGTTAACGTTCGTCTGGTCTGCGCCACCAATGCCAACCTGCCGGAGAGGGTAGCGGAAGACAGATTTCGTGCAGACCTGCTCGACCGTCTGGCCTTTGATGTCGTGCAGTTGCCGTCGCTTCGTGAGCGGCGCAGCGATATCATGTTGCTGGCAAACCAGTTTGCCATACAGATGTGCCGTGAACTTGGCCTGCCGTTGTTTCCCGGGTTTAGCGATTTCGCTCAGGAAACACTGCTTGCCTATTCGTGGCCGGGTAATATTCGTGAACTGAAAAACGTCGTCGAGCGTTCAGTTTATCGTCACGGCAGCAGTGAAACGCCGTTAGACAATATTATTGTCGATCCCTTTCAGCGTCATCCGCAGCGGGCCGCGCCGTTGCCAGCACCGAACGAGACGCCTTCTCTTCCCCTCGATCTGCGTCAGTTCCAGCACGATCAGGAGCATACCTTGCTTGAGAAGAGCCTGGCGCAGGCGAAATATAACCAGAAGCGCGCGGCTGAACTGCTGGGGCTGACCTACCATCAGTTAAGGGCATTGCTCAAAAAGCATCAAATGCGCTGA
- the sapA gene encoding ABC transporter substrate-binding protein SapA, with translation MRLVLSSLLALGLFSSMVFAAPGQTALPDIRDSGFVYCVSGQVDTFNPQKAGSGLIVDTLAAQLYDRLLDVDPYTYRLVPELAESWEVLDNGATYRFRLRDDVAFQHTPWFTPTRKLNADDVVFTFQRIFNRNHPWHNVNGSNFPYFDSLQFADTVKSVRKLDSRTVEFSLARPDASFLWHLATHYASVMSAEYAAQLTQQDHQERLDRQPVGTGPFQLAEYRSGQYIRLQRHEHFWRGRPLMPQVVVDLGSGGTGRLSKLLTGECDVLAWPAASQLSILRDDPRLRLTLRPGMNIAYLAFNTDKPPLNNPAVRHALALAINNQRLMQSIYYGTAETAASILPRASWAYDGEAKITEYNPAKAREQLKALGVENLTLQLWVPTSSQAWNPSPLKTAELLQADMAQVGVNVIIVPVEGRFQEARLMDMNHDLTLAGWATDSNDPDSFFRPLLSCAAINSQTNYAHWCNHEFDAVLQRALASQQLASRIDAYDEAQNILARELPVLPLASSLRLQAYRYDIKGLVLSPFGNASFAGVSRETESGVKKP, from the coding sequence ATGCGTCTGGTTTTATCATCCCTTTTAGCACTCGGTTTGTTCAGCAGCATGGTCTTTGCCGCGCCCGGGCAAACTGCGCTCCCTGATATTCGCGATAGCGGCTTCGTCTATTGTGTCAGCGGCCAGGTCGACACATTTAACCCGCAAAAAGCCGGTAGCGGGCTGATAGTTGATACACTCGCCGCCCAGCTTTATGACCGTCTGCTTGATGTCGACCCCTATACCTATCGCCTGGTCCCTGAGCTGGCAGAAAGCTGGGAAGTGCTGGATAACGGCGCAACCTACCGCTTCCGCCTTCGCGATGATGTCGCATTCCAGCATACTCCGTGGTTTACCCCGACGCGTAAACTGAACGCCGATGACGTGGTCTTTACCTTCCAGCGCATCTTTAACCGCAACCACCCGTGGCATAACGTCAACGGGAGCAATTTCCCGTATTTCGACAGTCTGCAGTTTGCCGACACCGTCAAAAGCGTGCGTAAGCTCGATAGCAGAACGGTTGAGTTTAGTCTGGCGCGCCCGGACGCCTCTTTCCTCTGGCATCTTGCAACACACTACGCATCGGTAATGTCTGCGGAATATGCGGCTCAGTTAACCCAACAGGACCATCAGGAGCGGCTCGACCGCCAGCCTGTCGGTACCGGGCCGTTCCAGTTGGCCGAATACCGCTCCGGGCAATATATTCGCCTGCAGCGTCACGAGCACTTCTGGCGCGGAAGGCCGCTCATGCCGCAGGTGGTGGTTGACCTCGGTTCCGGTGGAACGGGACGGCTGTCTAAACTGCTAACGGGCGAATGCGATGTGCTCGCCTGGCCTGCGGCAAGCCAGCTCAGCATTCTGCGTGACGACCCGCGCCTGCGCCTGACGCTTCGCCCCGGTATGAACATCGCTTATCTGGCGTTTAATACCGATAAGCCGCCGTTGAATAACCCCGCGGTGCGCCATGCTCTGGCGTTGGCGATCAACAACCAGCGCCTGATGCAGTCGATCTATTACGGTACGGCTGAAACCGCCGCCTCGATTTTGCCGCGTGCCTCCTGGGCGTATGACGGTGAAGCTAAAATTACCGAATATAACCCGGCGAAAGCGCGCGAGCAGCTAAAAGCCCTGGGCGTTGAAAACCTGACGCTGCAGCTCTGGGTGCCGACCAGCTCTCAGGCGTGGAACCCCAGTCCGTTGAAAACCGCCGAGCTGTTACAGGCGGATATGGCACAGGTGGGCGTCAACGTGATCATTGTACCGGTTGAGGGCCGTTTCCAGGAGGCGCGACTGATGGATATGAATCATGATTTAACCCTGGCAGGCTGGGCAACCGACAGTAATGATCCGGACAGTTTTTTCCGTCCGCTACTCAGCTGCGCGGCTATAAACTCACAAACCAACTATGCCCACTGGTGTAACCATGAGTTTGACGCCGTGCTGCAACGCGCGCTCGCGTCTCAACAGCTTGCCTCGCGCATAGATGCCTATGATGAAGCGCAAAATATTCTCGCCCGGGAACTGCCGGTGCTGCCGCTGGCCTCTTCCCTGCGCCTTCAGGCCTATCGTTATGATATTAAAGGGCTGGTACTAAGCCCGTTTGGTAACGCCTCCTTCGCGGGCGTCTCGCGAGAAACAGAATCCGGGGTGAAAAAACCATGA
- the sapB gene encoding putrescine export ABC transporter permease SapB, with amino-acid sequence MIIFTLRRILLLLVTLFFLAFVSFSLSYFTPHAPLLGSSLWDAWRFWFIGLLHWDFGVSSINGQLISEQLKEVFPATMELCILAFGFALLVGIPVGMLAGIYRNKWQDKLISALALLGFSIPVFWLALLLTLFFSLTLGWLPVSGRFDLLYAVKTVSGFAIIDAWLSDSVWRHEMIVSALRHMVLPVLTLAVAPTTEVIRLMRISTIDVFEQNYVKAAATRGLSRLTILRRHVLHNALPPVIPRLGLQFSTMLTLAMITEMVFSWPGLGRWMINAIRQQDYAAISAGVMVIGSLVIAVNVLSDILGAMANPLKHKEWYALR; translated from the coding sequence ATGATTATTTTTACCTTGCGTCGCATTCTGCTCCTGCTGGTGACGCTCTTTTTCCTGGCCTTTGTCAGCTTTAGCCTGAGCTACTTTACTCCGCACGCTCCGCTGCTGGGGTCTTCACTGTGGGATGCCTGGCGTTTCTGGTTTATCGGTCTGCTGCACTGGGATTTCGGCGTGTCCAGCATTAACGGACAATTGATTTCGGAACAGTTGAAAGAGGTCTTCCCGGCGACAATGGAGCTGTGCATTCTGGCCTTTGGATTTGCCCTGCTGGTAGGGATCCCGGTCGGCATGCTGGCGGGAATTTATCGCAACAAATGGCAGGATAAACTGATCAGCGCCCTCGCCCTGCTCGGTTTCTCAATCCCGGTGTTTTGGCTGGCGCTGCTGCTGACGTTGTTCTTCTCGCTGACGCTCGGCTGGCTGCCTGTTTCCGGACGTTTCGACCTGCTCTACGCGGTGAAAACGGTCAGCGGATTTGCCATTATTGACGCATGGCTTTCGGATTCCGTCTGGCGCCACGAGATGATTGTCAGCGCCTTGCGGCATATGGTTTTACCCGTGCTGACGCTGGCGGTTGCCCCCACCACTGAAGTCATTCGCCTGATGCGGATCAGCACTATTGATGTCTTTGAACAGAACTACGTCAAGGCGGCTGCCACGCGCGGATTGTCTCGCCTTACCATTTTACGTCGTCATGTGCTGCACAATGCGCTGCCACCGGTTATTCCGCGTCTTGGCCTGCAGTTTTCCACCATGCTAACGCTGGCGATGATCACCGAGATGGTCTTTAGCTGGCCCGGTTTGGGACGCTGGATGATTAACGCCATTCGCCAACAGGATTATGCGGCTATTTCCGCCGGCGTAATGGTGATTGGTTCACTGGTCATTGCTGTTAACGTTCTTTCCGATATTTTGGGTGCTATGGCTAACCCGTTGAAGCATAAGGAATGGTATGCCTTACGATAG
- a CDS encoding SOS response-associated peptidase produces MCGRFAQAQTREEYLAYLSDRADRDIAYDPEPIGRYNVAPGTKVLLLSERDEQLHLDPVFWGYAPGWWDKPPLINARVETAATSRMFKPLWQHGRAICFADGWFEWKKEGDKKQPYFIHRADGQPIFMAAIGSTPFERGDDAEGFLIVTSAADKGLVDIHDRRPLVLSPEAAREWTRQDIGRKEAEEIASDGSVPAEMFTWHAVTREVGNVKNQGRKLIEQIDI; encoded by the coding sequence ATGTGCGGACGTTTTGCACAAGCTCAAACCCGTGAAGAGTATCTGGCTTACCTGTCCGACAGAGCTGATCGTGACATTGCCTATGACCCTGAACCTATTGGTCGGTACAACGTGGCTCCCGGTACTAAAGTCCTGCTGTTGAGCGAACGAGACGAGCAGTTGCACCTCGATCCTGTTTTCTGGGGTTACGCGCCCGGGTGGTGGGATAAACCGCCACTGATTAATGCGCGTGTCGAAACCGCGGCAACCAGCAGGATGTTTAAGCCCCTCTGGCAGCATGGCCGTGCGATCTGCTTCGCCGATGGATGGTTCGAATGGAAAAAGGAAGGTGACAAGAAACAGCCCTACTTTATTCACCGGGCAGATGGCCAGCCCATTTTCATGGCGGCGATCGGCAGTACACCATTCGAGCGCGGCGATGATGCAGAAGGCTTTCTGATAGTAACGTCTGCAGCTGACAAAGGACTGGTCGACATTCACGACCGACGGCCACTGGTTCTGTCGCCGGAAGCGGCCCGGGAATGGACGCGCCAGGATATAGGCAGGAAAGAAGCGGAAGAGATTGCATCTGACGGCTCTGTGCCAGCTGAGATGTTTACCTGGCATGCAGTGACCCGTGAAGTGGGAAATGTAAAAAATCAGGGGAGAAAATTGATAGAACAAATAGATATATGA
- the cspF gene encoding cold shock-like protein CspF: MSRKMTGIVKSFDFKSGKGLIIPSDGRKDVFLHVSALSNSESQTLKPGVRVEFYRINGLSGPMAANIFLS, translated from the coding sequence TTGTCTCGTAAAATGACAGGAATCGTCAAAAGTTTTGACTTCAAGAGTGGAAAGGGGTTAATCATCCCATCAGATGGCAGAAAAGATGTTTTTTTACATGTTTCCGCATTAAGCAATAGCGAAAGCCAAACGTTAAAGCCTGGTGTTCGCGTTGAATTCTATCGTATAAATGGGCTTAGTGGTCCTATGGCTGCAAATATATTTCTTTCTTAA
- a CDS encoding cold shock domain-containing protein, whose translation MSSKIIGLVKWFNDDKGFGFISPLDGSKDVLVHTSSLQGEKFNTLFEGQKVKFAIIAGTKGPTAANVTLCDR comes from the coding sequence ATGTCATCTAAAATAATCGGTCTTGTTAAGTGGTTTAACGACGATAAGGGATTTGGCTTTATCTCCCCACTCGATGGAAGTAAAGACGTTCTTGTTCACACTTCTTCTCTGCAGGGAGAAAAATTTAATACTCTCTTTGAAGGACAAAAAGTCAAATTCGCTATCATAGCTGGCACTAAAGGGCCAACCGCTGCCAATGTAACGCTCTGCGATAGATGA
- a CDS encoding YnfU family zinc-binding protein, with the protein MLFERVWLIHVMSPLSKLKQALCRLYVYCSGPFELEKSMTARKNTQSRRNYLVKCPCPICSKDSEHSYNRVQKGAQLLCPYCSALFKSSQRF; encoded by the coding sequence ATGCTGTTCGAAAGGGTTTGGCTTATTCACGTTATGTCACCTCTCTCGAAATTAAAACAAGCATTATGCCGCCTTTACGTGTACTGTAGCGGTCCATTTGAACTGGAGAAGTCTATGACTGCACGTAAAAACACTCAATCCCGCCGAAATTATTTAGTAAAATGCCCTTGTCCAATCTGCTCAAAAGATTCCGAACATAGTTACAATCGTGTACAAAAGGGGGCTCAGTTGTTGTGCCCATACTGCAGCGCTTTGTTCAAATCTTCTCAGCGATTCTAA
- a CDS encoding YnaM/YnfT family protein: MLITFTIVALALALMTFSLVKIGISVSNNPD, from the coding sequence ATGCTTATCACCTTTACTATCGTAGCTTTAGCTCTGGCTTTAATGACATTCAGTTTGGTAAAAATAGGAATCAGTGTATCTAACAATCCTGATTAA
- a CDS encoding recombinase family protein → MQIGYVRVSTNDQNTDLQRQALERAGCEQIFEEKMSGTVANRPALKKLLKTLKEGDTLVVWKLDRLGRSMRNLVLLVDELRQRGIHFKSLTDSIDTSSPMGRFIFHIMSALAEMERELIVERTRAGLAAAREKGRIGGRRPKLTEEQWAQAGRLIEKGVDRKKVAIIYDVALCTLYKKFPVNKAVTET, encoded by the coding sequence ATGCAAATTGGCTATGTAAGGGTGTCAACAAATGACCAAAATACGGATCTTCAGCGGCAAGCGCTCGAACGCGCAGGATGTGAACAAATTTTCGAAGAAAAAATGAGCGGAACAGTGGCTAACAGGCCAGCGCTGAAAAAGCTTCTTAAGACGCTGAAAGAGGGAGATACGCTGGTTGTGTGGAAGCTTGATCGCCTTGGGCGAAGCATGAGGAACCTGGTATTGCTGGTCGACGAACTACGGCAGCGTGGCATCCACTTCAAAAGTCTTACGGACAGCATCGACACTTCCAGCCCAATGGGGCGGTTTATCTTTCATATCATGTCAGCTCTGGCCGAGATGGAGAGGGAGTTAATTGTGGAGCGCACCCGCGCTGGGTTAGCCGCAGCTCGTGAGAAAGGGCGAATTGGTGGCAGGCGCCCGAAGCTGACAGAAGAGCAATGGGCACAGGCAGGGCGACTGATTGAGAAAGGCGTCGACAGAAAGAAGGTGGCGATCATTTATGATGTAGCATTATGCACTCTTTATAAGAAATTCCCAGTGAATAAGGCTGTTACTGAGACTTGA
- a CDS encoding tail fiber domain-containing protein: MGKGDFTFYAGKYTFIGDSFEFRNPITCQNSITASGSISAGGSLRAVTSSNVWASSDTQNAHVWFYGAGGIESRGVIYAPREGTIRLRPDNNDNGGANGYSFSFGADGRFTCISVNQTSDERVKFDKEPVSNALEKICSLTGYTFGIQLTESESVHSAGIIAQDLEKVLPVAVSSGGTGTTPTGEEINDLKTVDYSAMSALYVEAMKELANRVKSIESEFAELKARSAI, encoded by the coding sequence ATGGGGAAAGGTGATTTCACTTTCTATGCTGGAAAATACACTTTTATCGGTGACAGTTTTGAGTTTCGAAATCCTATCACCTGCCAGAACAGCATAACTGCTTCAGGGAGCATTAGCGCAGGCGGCTCACTAAGAGCCGTAACGTCATCAAACGTATGGGCCTCCAGCGATACACAGAACGCTCACGTGTGGTTTTACGGTGCGGGAGGTATTGAATCACGAGGGGTAATCTATGCGCCCAGGGAAGGTACCATCCGGCTCAGGCCTGATAATAATGATAATGGTGGAGCAAATGGCTATAGCTTCTCTTTCGGAGCTGATGGCAGGTTTACCTGTATTTCTGTGAACCAGACTTCGGATGAGCGAGTGAAGTTCGACAAAGAGCCCGTCAGTAACGCTCTGGAGAAGATTTGTTCCCTGACGGGTTATACATTCGGCATCCAACTGACTGAATCGGAATCGGTGCACAGCGCAGGCATCATAGCTCAGGATTTGGAAAAAGTGTTGCCCGTTGCTGTAAGTTCTGGCGGGACCGGCACTACACCGACCGGAGAAGAGATTAACGATCTAAAAACCGTGGACTACAGTGCGATGAGCGCCTTGTATGTTGAGGCCATGAAGGAGCTGGCCAACCGGGTAAAAAGTATAGAGAGTGAGTTTGCCGAACTCAAAGCCCGATCCGCGATATAG
- the arsC gene encoding glutaredoxin-dependent arsenate reductase gives MSNITIYHNPACGTSRNTLEMIRNSGNEPTIIYYLDTPPTRDELIKLISDMEITVRALLRKNVEPYEHLGLGEEKFSDEQLIDFMLQHPILINRPIVVTPLGTRLCRPSEIVLNILPEGQKGAFTKEDGEKVIDETGKRVN, from the coding sequence ATGAGCAACATAACCATCTATCACAACCCGGCCTGTGGCACCTCACGCAACACACTGGAGATGATCCGCAACAGCGGCAACGAACCGACAATAATTTATTATCTCGATACTCCCCCGACCCGTGATGAGCTGATTAAACTTATTTCAGATATGGAAATTACGGTGCGTGCATTACTGCGTAAGAATGTTGAGCCTTATGAACATCTGGGTCTTGGTGAAGAGAAATTTAGTGATGAGCAGTTGATTGATTTCATGCTTCAACATCCGATCCTGATTAATCGGCCGATTGTAGTTACGCCGCTTGGCACTCGTCTTTGCCGTCCTTCAGAAATAGTGCTCAATATTCTACCGGAAGGCCAGAAAGGAGCGTTTACCAAAGAGGATGGCGAGAAGGTCATTGACGAAACGGGGAAGAGGGTTAATTAA